Proteins from a single region of Salvelinus fontinalis isolate EN_2023a chromosome 15, ASM2944872v1, whole genome shotgun sequence:
- the LOC129812146 gene encoding glutathione-specific gamma-glutamylcyclotransferase 1-like isoform X1 — protein MKLLDITAPEKPSLWIFGYGSLVWKPDFKYKRNYVGYIKGYSRRFWHGDNFHRGDKDLPGRVVTLVEDHDACTWGVAYEVSDSQMEESLQYLNVREAVLGGYVTKMVEFTPREKCQGSLLALVYIATSDNPIYLGPATPTEIAAQIAICRGNTGHNIEYLLRLAEFMRLYCPEVEDDHLFSIEAAALALLI, from the exons ATGAAGCTTCTGGACATTACTGCACCAGAAAAACCCAGCCTGTGGATATTCGGATATGGCTCACTAGTCTGGAAACCAGACTTCAAATACAAGAGAAACTATGTCGGCTATATCAAAGGATATAGTAGACGCTTCTGGCATGGGGACAATTTTCATCGAGGAGACAAAGACTTG CCAGGTAGAGTGGTGACTTTAGTGGAAGATCATGAT GCTTGCACCTGGGGGGTAGCCTACGAGGTCAGCGACTCCCAAATGGAGGAGTCTCTACAGTATCTGAATGTGAGAGAGGCTGTGCTGGGGGGCTACGTCACCAAGATGGTGGAGTTCACTCCCAGAGAGAAGTGCCAAGGGTCTCTGCTTGCCCTGGTCTACATCGCCACCTCTGACAACCCTATATACCTTGGGCCTGCCACTCCCACAGAGATAGCTGCTCAGATTGCCATCTGCAGAGGCAACACGGGCCACAACATAGAGTACCTCCTTCGCCTGGCTGAGTTCATGAGGCTGTACTGTCCTGAGGTAGAGGATGACCATCTCTTCTCCATAGAGGCAGCCGCCCTGGCTCTGCTCATCTGA
- the LOC129812146 gene encoding glutathione-specific gamma-glutamylcyclotransferase 1-like isoform X2, with translation MKLLDITAPEKPSLWIFGYGSLVWKPDFKYKRNYVGYIKGYSRRFWHGDNFHRGDKDLACTWGVAYEVSDSQMEESLQYLNVREAVLGGYVTKMVEFTPREKCQGSLLALVYIATSDNPIYLGPATPTEIAAQIAICRGNTGHNIEYLLRLAEFMRLYCPEVEDDHLFSIEAAALALLI, from the exons ATGAAGCTTCTGGACATTACTGCACCAGAAAAACCCAGCCTGTGGATATTCGGATATGGCTCACTAGTCTGGAAACCAGACTTCAAATACAAGAGAAACTATGTCGGCTATATCAAAGGATATAGTAGACGCTTCTGGCATGGGGACAATTTTCATCGAGGAGACAAAGACTTG GCTTGCACCTGGGGGGTAGCCTACGAGGTCAGCGACTCCCAAATGGAGGAGTCTCTACAGTATCTGAATGTGAGAGAGGCTGTGCTGGGGGGCTACGTCACCAAGATGGTGGAGTTCACTCCCAGAGAGAAGTGCCAAGGGTCTCTGCTTGCCCTGGTCTACATCGCCACCTCTGACAACCCTATATACCTTGGGCCTGCCACTCCCACAGAGATAGCTGCTCAGATTGCCATCTGCAGAGGCAACACGGGCCACAACATAGAGTACCTCCTTCGCCTGGCTGAGTTCATGAGGCTGTACTGTCCTGAGGTAGAGGATGACCATCTCTTCTCCATAGAGGCAGCCGCCCTGGCTCTGCTCATCTGA
- the LOC129811647 gene encoding delta-like protein 4, producing the protein MATWFTFIIAIIITIFKQVLGSGVFELDLHQFQNNRGLLANGVSCSPACRTFFRVCLKNYQTVVSPGDCYFGSVVTPVLGTNSFSVMEDGTFTKPIRLPLTHFAWPGSFSLIIEAWYSPSADLPEDTNNPALLISYFAIQRKLEVGDEWSQDVQSVRQTELRYSYRFICHANYYGDSCSKICAPRDDRFGHYTCNPDGQISCLPGWKGQYCEEPICLEGCSKINGNCSRPGQCVCREGWQGTFCNECKRHPSCKHGTCQQPWQCTCKEGWGGLLCDQDLNYCTHHKPCRNGATCMNTGQGSYTCTCQPGFTGDKCDSEVRECDSQPCRNGGQCLDLENGYRCACPQGFEGTHCEHRMLTCADSPCFHGKCRERDNGRSYMCECPGGFTGLNCEKKVDKCTSLPCTNGGRCVIHGTTRWCSCRSGFTGPRCEININECSMNPCASGATCMDRINDYTCICPLGYTGRNCDKPTDSCASKPCLNGGTCTNGAKGQPADCTCSAHFSGTQCQYYDVPLLIPPSPSPSPVREPQDRLHWAAICLGVGLVVLLVLIFMVAMVLRHIQQQRKREQDSETMNNLSHFQKENLISDLQLKNTNKKVDLDLEVDCPREKSQNHKHINYHLDYKTSKEYKEEPSQDDKDENCKKTIEEKMPLSRKYSERPECRIATICSPRDSKYQSVFVIAEEKNECVIATEV; encoded by the exons ATGGCAACTTGGTTTACCTTTATCATCGCAATTATTATAACGATTTTTAAGCAG GTTCTGGGATCTGGTGTATTCGAGCTTGATCTTCATCAGTTTCAGAATAATAGAGGTTTGCTGGCAAACGGCGTATCTTGTAGTCCAGCGTGTAGGACTTTTTTCCGAGTTTGCTTGAAGAACTACCAGACCGTAGTGTCACCAGGTGACTGCTACTTCGGCAGTGTCGTTACACCTGTACTAGGCACCAACTCGTTCAGCGTCATGGAGGACGGCACGTTCACTAAACCTATTCGCCTGCCACTCACCCACTTTGCATGGCCG GGCTCGTTTTCTCTAATCATTGAAGCATGGTATTCTCCTTCAGCGGACCTACCTGAAG ATACAAACAACCCTGCCTTATTGATTAGTTATTTTGCCATTCAAAGAAAGTTGGAAGTAGGAGATGAGTGGTCCCAGGATGTGCAGAGTGTGAGGCAGACGGAGTTAAGGTATTCATACCGGTTCATCTGCCATGCAAATTACTACGGGGACAGTTGTTCAAAAATATGCGCTCCAAGAGACGACCGTTTTGGCCACTACACCTGCAACCCTGACGGGCAAATATCATGTCTACCGGGCTGGAAGGGACAATACTGCGAAGAAC CAATTTGCCTGGAAGGGTGCAGCAAAATAAATGGAAATTGCTCAAGGCCAGGACAGTGTGT ATGCAGAGAGGGCTGGCAGGGGACCTTCTGTAATGAGTGTAAAAGGCATCCATCCTGCAAACATGGCACCTGTCAGCAGCCCTGGCAGTGCACCTGCAAAGAGGGCTGGGGAGGCCTCCTCTGTGACCAAG ATCTGAACTATTGCACCCATCACAAGCCGTGTCGTAATGGGGCCACTTGTATGAACACGGGCCAGGGGAGCTACACCTGTACCTGCCAGCCGGGCTTCACAGGGGATAAGTGTGACAGTGAGGTCAGGGAGTGCGACAGCCAGCCCTGTCGGAACGGAGGCCAGTGCTTG GACCTTGAGAACGGCTATAGGTGTGCATGCCCACAGGGGTTCGAGGGGACGCACTGCGAGCACAGAATGCTGACTTGTGCCGATTCACCCTGCTTCCACGGGAAGTGCAGAGAAAGGGACAATGGGCGGAGCTACATGTGCGAGTGCCCAGGGGGCTTCACTGGACTCAACTGTGAGAAGAAAGTGGACAAATGCACCTCCTTGCCCTGTACAAATG GTGGACGTTGTGTAATCCATGGCACCACACGTTGGTGCAGCTGCCGCTCAGGCTTCACTGGCCCACGCTGCGAGATCAACATCAACGAGTGTTCCATGAACCCCTGCGCCAGTGGAGCTACCTGCATGGACCGCATCAACGACTACACCTGTATCTGCCCCCTGGGCTACACCGGCCGCAACTGTGACAAGCCCACTGACAGCTGTGCCTCCAAACCCTGCCTGAACGGTGGGACCTGCACCAATGGGGCCAAAGGCCAGCCTGCTGACTGCACCTGCTCAGCCCACTTCAGCGGCACCCAGTGCCAGTACTACGATGTGCCTTTACTCATcccccccagccccagccccagccccgtTAGAGAGCCCCAAGACAGGCTCCACTGGGCAGCCATCTGTCTGGGTGTGGGCCTGGTGGTGCTCCTGGTGCTGATCTTCATGGTGGCCATGGTCCTGCGCCACATCCAGCAGCAGAGGAAGAGGGAGCAGGACTCAGAGACCATGAACAACCTTTCACATTTCCAGAAGGAGAACCTCATTTCTGACCTGCAGCTGAAGAACACCAACAAAAAGGTGGACCTGGACCTAGAGGTGGATTGTCCCAGGGAGAAGTCCCAAAACCACAAACACATCAACTACCACTTGGACTACAAAACCTCCAAGGAGTACAAGGAGGAACCGTCGCAAGATGATAAAGATGAGAACTGTAAAAAGACGATAGAGGAGAAAATGCCGTTGAGTAGAAAGTACAG CGAAAGGCCAGAGTGTAGGATAGCAACGATATGTTCTCCAAGAGATTCAAAATACCAGTCTGTGTTTGTGATAGCAGAGGAGAAAAATGAATGCGTCATAGCAACTGAG GTATAA